In Candidatus Neomarinimicrobiota bacterium, the sequence ACAGCCAAATACCCATTTTCATCCAAGTTCCAGAGGATCTCTTCAGCGATAGCCCGCTCCCATTCAGAAAGTTTAAAACTATCCAATTGGCGCACCAAGCCTTCCACGAAATCCACTTGTTCTGCCACTGGAATTTCACGGTTCTCAGTCCGTTGATTATCATAAATATTAGCCGGTTCATATTCATCAGGATCTTCTTCATAATCCACTTCTGCAGATTCTTCAGTTACGACCTGATCTTCCTCTTGTGGATCGGCTTGATCCAATACAGGATTGCTTTCCAACTCATCCATAATTTTCTGCTCAAGATTTATTGTATTGAGTTGCAAAATACTGGCCTGTAATACTTGCTGGGGCGAAAGAGATTGACGTTGAGTTTGGCTTTGTTTTAAGCGTGGCATTATAAAGTAAATCGTTCTCCCAAATAAAGCCGTCGCGCTTCTTCATCATTGGCCAAAGATTCTGATGTACCGGATTTTAGTATCTTTCCATCGAACAATAGGTAAGATCTATCCGTAATGGACAAGGTTTCCCGCACATTGTGGTCTGTGATTAAAATACCAATATTTCTTTCTTTCAAGGAATAAACGATAGATTGAATGTCTTCCACAGCGATTGGATCAACTCCGGCGAATGGTTCATCCAAAAGAATAAAGTCAGGATCAATAGCCAGCGTTCGGCAAATTTCAACCCGGCGCCGTTCACCGCCAGATAAATTATTTCCCTTATTTTTTCGGATATGCTGGATAGATAAATCATCCAAAAGTTTTTCCAACCTTTCGGCTTGTACATCTTTCGAAAAATCTGTCATCTCAAGCACAAGTCGAAGATTATCCTCAACAGTCAGTTTCCCAAATATAGATGCTTCTTGGGCAAGATATCCGATTCCCGATCGACTGCGTTGGAACATAGCCCGGTTTGTAATATTATTTTCATCTAGGAAAATTTCACCTTTGGTAGGTTTTATCATCCCGGAGATCATATAAAATGTTGTCGTTTTTCCGGCGCCGTTCGGCCCCAACAATCCAACAATCTCGCCTTTATTTACATTCAAGTCCACGTCACGGACAACCCAACGTTTCCCGTACCGCTTATAAAGTCCTTTTGTGCTGAGTTGTTGGTGGTTATTCTTCATCTTTATCCATGTGGAAAACACCAGTAGGTTTTAAAATCTTCCAATTATCTAATTCTACATCCGATTCAAAACCAACACCATAAAGTGTATCTTGTTGTTCGGTTATAAAGATTACTGAATCTTCAGTAAATATACGTTCTCTCAAATTATCCCAAGAGAGTGTATCCGTAAATAAGGTGACTCCGCTATCTGAGACTACAATCACATTCCCGATTGCAATGAGGAAATCTCTTTCCTCCTCAATCTCAGCAATTTTGGACTTAAGATTGGTAGTATAAATTTCTTCCGCATTAAAAAAATCTGCATCCACATTTTGATTTAACAGGATGTATTGCCGTTCATTATATTTTTCTAAATGGCCCGCCCGGATGACTGCCCGCTTGGCTCCCTCATTAGTAAGGGTAATTGTAGCATCCCAACTTTCAGCATCTGGGCGACCTTTGCGGGATTCACCCGATTGCTTTACCTCTTCAGCTTCGCAGCCAAAGGCAAAAACCAATAATAAAAGTATGAATCTCACTTTTGATTCTGTACCATTTTTCTGAGGTCAGCTATCACATCCTCTAACCGGCCTTGTTCAGACAGAATCCATTCCACTGCTTCACGAAAGGCGCCATAGCCTCCGGACTTTTCGGTAACATGTACAGCGGTTGCTTTACATGATTTGGATGCATTCTCGGTTGCAATGGGAACACCTACCAATTCCATAACGGGAATGTCAATCATATCATCACCAATATAGGCGATCTCATTATCGGAAAAATTATATTTTTCTTTCAGCGATTCGTAGGGTGGAATCTTATTAAGGGTACCATTATATACATCATCAATTTTTAATTCGGCAGCACGCTCTGCAGTAGCATCAGATTTCCGACCGGAAATCAAGGCCAATTTTAATCCGGCTGCACGGAGGATAGCTACGCCTGCCCCATCGGTAACATCAAATCGTTTTAGTTCA encodes:
- the lptC gene encoding LPS export ABC transporter periplasmic protein LptC, with amino-acid sequence MRFILLLLVFAFGCEAEEVKQSGESRKGRPDAESWDATITLTNEGAKRAVIRAGHLEKYNERQYILLNQNVDADFFNAEEIYTTNLKSKIAEIEEERDFLIAIGNVIVVSDSGVTLFTDTLSWDNLRERIFTEDSVIFITEQQDTLYGVGFESDVELDNWKILKPTGVFHMDKDEE
- the lptB gene encoding LPS export ABC transporter ATP-binding protein codes for the protein MKNNHQQLSTKGLYKRYGKRWVVRDVDLNVNKGEIVGLLGPNGAGKTTTFYMISGMIKPTKGEIFLDENNITNRAMFQRSRSGIGYLAQEASIFGKLTVEDNLRLVLEMTDFSKDVQAERLEKLLDDLSIQHIRKNKGNNLSGGERRRVEICRTLAIDPDFILLDEPFAGVDPIAVEDIQSIVYSLKERNIGILITDHNVRETLSITDRSYLLFDGKILKSGTSESLANDEEARRLYLGERFTL
- a CDS encoding HAD hydrolase family protein; this translates as MSYEINKIKMIISDVDGVWTDGAIYKGKDGIELKRFDVTDGAGVAILRAAGLKLALISGRKSDATAERAAELKIDDVYNGTLNKIPPYESLKEKYNFSDNEIAYIGDDMIDIPVMELVGVPIATENASKSCKATAVHVTEKSGGYGAFREAVEWILSEQGRLEDVIADLRKMVQNQK